The Aquincola tertiaricarbonis genomic sequence TCGGGCGGTTCCAGGGCGCCAGCGGCTCGGCAAGGTCCTGCCCGCGGCGCATCGGACGCATCGGAGGCAGGGAGGGACGGGTGGCGGTGGTGGTCATGGTGGTGGCAGCCTTTGCGCGACTATCTCCGGCACGCGGCATGCCGGCCGTCGGCGCCAAACGCAACCAGTTGTAGGACGGGCGGCAGCCGCGAGTGTGAGAGCGCGGGCTGGCGTCTACCAGCCTGGCTGTGCCGTCCATCCCCCGGGAAATCCGAGTTCGGCCGGCTCGACGTCCGGGTACCGCTGGAAGATGGCCATCAACTCCGCCTTCCAACGATGCGGCAGACCCGTTTGGACGAGGAGGAAGTGCACCACGGTCGCGGCTGCATAGAACGACTTTTGATCCGCGAACCTGATGCCGGCAGATTTGTAGTTGGCAGGAGCCACTCCCAGCCGCACCCTCAGCAATTGTCCGTGGTGCGCCGCCACATTGCGGACCACGGTCAGGGTGTGGATCCACGACTGGAAGACCTCCACTTGATCCACGCCGAAGCGTTTGGAGATGGCCTTCTTGTCCTGCGCGTCGCGCAGGATGGCGTAGGTGCGTGACCACAATCCGAAGGTCACGCACTCACTGATGGACCAGCTTGGCGGCAGGTACGGATCGTCGTGTCGGTTGAAGTAGTGCGCGACGAACCGCTTGCCCTCAGCGCGACGCACCTCCTCTTCGATCTTGCGGATCAACTGGCCAACGCCCCAGTCGCGCGTGGGCTTGAAGATGGCCGTGTTCAAGAACCAGTGCGGTGAATGCCGCAAGCTCAGGTAGTTCGCCATGACCGAGCGGATGGCCACCTCCAGCCGATCAATCGCTTCGATGGTGGCCGCCCTCAACTCGCGGTCCAGCTCGCAGCGCGCTGCAATCTGCTCGAAGGAGTAGCCGGCGGGGAACCGCTTGGTGGCCGGATCGACCACATGGAACCAGTAGCCCTTGAGGCGGTAGCCGCCGACACCGCGCAGGCAGGCCAGTGCCTTTGGCTCGGTGGCAGGCAATACGACGAGGCCCCGGTCCTTCAGCTTCTGCAGCAACTGCTCAGGGGTCGCGGCGACTTTGGTGA encodes the following:
- a CDS encoding Abi family protein translates to MAKVPFTKVAATPEQLLQKLKDRGLVVLPATEPKALACLRGVGGYRLKGYWFHVVDPATKRFPAGYSFEQIAARCELDRELRAATIEAIDRLEVAIRSVMANYLSLRHSPHWFLNTAIFKPTRDWGVGQLIRKIEEEVRRAEGKRFVAHYFNRHDDPYLPPSWSISECVTFGLWSRTYAILRDAQDKKAISKRFGVDQVEVFQSWIHTLTVVRNVAAHHGQLLRVRLGVAPANYKSAGIRFADQKSFYAAATVVHFLLVQTGLPHRWKAELMAIFQRYPDVEPAELGFPGGWTAQPGW